ctcaaaacaaattgataataaGTTACgataacaaatttaaagagtaaaaattaacaaaaaaaaaaattaaatagttaccAAATAGATCATAAATATTATACACGTGAAAGTTCAAAGAGTAAGCCTACGGTTTAACTCAATTATATGTTAAATACAGTTTTTAACTCATTTCTGATTATGGAATTAGTGAGGTTTGATGTGTTAATGACTGACTTGTGATTTGGAAGCaatattagtttaataatttgttacgtctcaatttaaactcaaatGAAAGATGTAATATAAACTATAAGGTTAATAATGGTAATTGAAATCAATTAGCAAAGTGCAAACATTAATATGTAGTGGACTAGTTCTAATCCAGGTGAGTTGAGAAATACTATTCAATTTCTATgctataaatcaaaatttcacgttcaaaaatttattatattttgtaaatattttaattcatttcgttagatttaaaaatcaaatatgattgattattattgttgttattattatttgattttggcATGgacaagatttgaaaattatgagtgttttgactttttaatttgtagaccaacccatattttctctcattttcttttgatctCCTTCTCTTAATTAGATCAATATATAATCAAGTGCAAAGCATATATGTGAAGTTGAATAATAGTTTTCtacattttgacattttcaatgcatcttctacattttttattttaaaaaaaatagtagaatTAAGCATATTCTATAAAGATGTAGATAGATGATTTGGAAACTTTCTTTTggactattttgttttttttaaaaaaaaaaattaagtttgattgTATGTTCATGTTGTTTATGTCACCTCTTGATTAAAAAACGAAATTCATCTTCACAATCAtgcatattttaattaatcaaatttattaaaattagcATAAGTGACAATCAAAAGTTcgattttcctttaaaaaacaataattaaattgtaacttttttattatgatcactatttttcactattttaatgtttaatagaCATTATTCTACACTATAGATTTATTTGAGTCCTTTTAGTCCAAAGAAAAATTGGCTTTTGTTAAATAATCAATatgaagtattttttaaaaatggttaaattacaattttctttccttcgtAATATactatttgaaaacaattttatattcaaacaacttttgaaggccaaaaacaattttttaagctgtattttttccaaataaataaataaaagtgagGAAAATGGACATTGTTTTATAAAAGCTTAAAAATCTGAAAtctaaaaactaaaccaatatattaaaaaaaaagcattaataaattagactaaaatattattttgatgtattttaAGTTGTCGTAAATAAATCTTAACTTTAATCTAtgtatttatcaataaatcttaatcttattattcaaataaattttactgTATTAAAATTGgttcaataataatagtaatgatttttttttattttttatttgcaaaaaagaatcactacatatatatattttcaaaatttataaagaaatattaTAGAGTTCAactaaagaaggaaaaaaaaaacagacaATAAGCTATATAAAGTGATTATTATGAAGATTTATTGgacatttaaaaacacattaacCTTTTTTCTTCGTGGATGGGTGGACCATTACAGActcgactaatctcacgaGACGTagatattttaacaaaaaatacattagAGAGAAATCAGCTCAGCCTACTTAATAATTGAGGATGAACAAACTTGCAACTTGTACCATCTGCATTTACAAAGACAACCAAACATCTAGACCATAGCCTCCTGACCACAAGctttacaaaaaagaaaaattaatgagaGAAGAACTGCCTCTGACCACCAATTTTTTCACTGGAAGTGTTATTAAAGAACTCCATCCCCTTcaacttttaactttcaactttaatcAATCACATGCACATGAGCAAAGTTATTCAACTAATTCTGGTTGGGATTGTGGAAAAAGAATTGCCAAAATCAAATTGTCCATACTTAGATGATGATGGCATTAACATACTGCCAGTAACGTTGTCCTGCAATCAAGAAATATCATGGTCCTACAGTTTGATAAATGTACAACAGGATGAGGAGAACAGATCAGTAACTCccctttgtttgttttcaacaTTTGGTAGCTATCTTATTTGATCTTATAGACTTCTAGAACAATAGGAAAAGCCAACGGaacaattgaaataataagttATCTCAATAGGAAAATTAGCTTCTATTTTACATAATATGTAAATCGAGAAGAACTGCACGATCCTAAACAGGAAAATAACACACTTTCAATATGCTCTCACAAGTGAAATAATCAGGGAGTTGAGTTTCTAGCATTGATGCAGGTGAAGTGAGACAACAAAGTGATTGACCCGCACTTTTGAACTCATCAAAACTTGCTTTTCATATTCATTACTCCTGACGCTTCTAGAGAGATTGCGATTTAGAAGTACCTCAAGATGAGGATATACTTACATTGCGTTGTGCCGCCAAGGACGGAAAATTGAAATACTTCGGGTACTTGGAAGTGAAATCGAGGAATAACAATCGAAATTCGAGTTCCATTAAACTATCAACAAAGAGATTGAGCTACAGTTTTGAACTCGTTCAGGCATGTTTGTAGCGTCTTTTGACGCTTTTGGAGAGACTGTCTTTCATTCTGAAGTACCTCAATAGCACCTGGAGCTACGAACATGTCTGTGAACTTCTCGTCATTCACGGCAAATAATTCCAAAGAGAGTGCCACCACAAGTCTTTCTCGACTGCAGGAAGGCATATATAACGAGCAACAATGAGTAATTGCCAACAAAAGTTGAatagtttctttttgtatttgtttcttgaagaaaattaaactgtCTTCTTTACCTCATTGTCAtataatatatctatttttataaacatttacaACTCTGAGCAAATTTGGGAATAATAGCCAACTTACCAAGGTGTTAAAAATCCAGAATTCAGTGTAGACATCACACTTCGCTCGATGAGAACTTCACGAATCCGAGCAAAATGTTGCGCTGCGGATGAGCAAATTTCTGTGTAAGCTGAGCTACATCTTGAACTTCCATCACCATTACCAAATAAAGTTCCACAACCATCTTGACCACCTATCCGGCTAGagttttttattcttgaaaCCCTTTTTCGAACTCCAATATCCATCCCATTCCCAAGTTCCTTCTTTACTCCATACCCAGCATCATTAGGTTGTTCTGGTGATGGAGTCTCAGGAACGGTAATTTGGCATTCTCGAAGGGCATCTCTAGATTCTGTACCTTTTCCTGGTGTTATCTGCTGTATGTTCTTTTCTGGAGGTATGTTCTCCTGATCCTTCATTGTTTCATCGCGAGATACTCCACCACAATCAGACAATTCAAAGGAGAACAAACTAATCCGATTGATTTTCTGGAAAGATGATGCATTTGAGAGAGAGCCTCCTTCAAAGTCGTTCTCATAGCAGACAAGTGAATATGGGCTCGTAACAGAATCTAGATGGTGACGAAGTAGTTGCTTGCACTGTTTAGCAAGATCCTTAAGAAAACGATTGTACGCATGCCTTAAAGCAGCGTGAAAACCAACGTAGCCATCCATGTTGCAGTGCTTCTTCCCatctgaaaacaaaaatcGTTGTTTGAGAAGGCACCAACCAGAAATGAATTAGAATGCAAGTTATTTTTTCCACTgaacaaacataaaagaaaatgagaagacCGATCCCCGGAATGATTACAGTTCTCGCTCATTCATGATTATAGATAAGTCAAAGATGAAGTTCTATAGAAGTTgcaaagaaagagaaaaacccCAAGAAAAGTGAATAAATGAAGGCAAACTGGGCGAAGTCTTTTTACTTTGCGATTCATAGGCACGATTTCTTTCCAGAGCAAGATCAAAAAGATTTTCCAATACAAAAGCTAGACGATCACAAGCAGTATCTAGAAGAGGAGCAAGCCATGATCGTGCAGCAGCACGGGCAATCTCTGCAGCTGCCTCAGTCAACCCCCTACCTCCACGTTTGCCAGCATGAGCAAGTAATATGTTTGCTACCTGTTTCCAAGAAGCAAAGGAGCTTAAGCAATAGTTGATTggaaaattaatcaaaattgaagaatgagTGATCCTTGCCTTCTCTCTTGAAACTGAAGGACACTCAATGGAGTAAGCAGCACATCGAAACTCAAACATTACTCTTTCAAAAGCAGCACCACCATACAATCGAAGACTAGAGTTGGCAGGTTTGACTTCTGTTATGACACCAGGCCAACTTCCGATACCACTTCCTAACTGTTCCTCTAAAGTAGTTTTCCCCCATTGCTCTGGGGCAGGATCCGCAGCTCCTTCAATCAATGCGCTCTTTACCATAGATGAAcagaaagaaattattttattagtctAGAAGTTAAACTCAGTTAATGAGAGAGTGATATGAAAGAAAGAGTAAAAACATTAAGAAATGCAAAAACTATAGTAAATAAGTGATGAGGAAACATGacacaattttcaaaactaaaaactaaacaaattgTTATCACATGGGACCTTAACAATTCAGTGATATTTCATTCACGCTGTAGAAAGttcaagcaaaaaaaaagatggttGATTTGCAGCTCAGATGGATATGAAATGTGAAAGCAGTTTTAAACATATGACACAAATTTGGATCTTCAAAATGTTGGTGTTCCCAATCCAAAGTCCAGATAAAAGATTGCAAACAATAAGTAAATTATAAACTGTTGGTGatgtataattaaatttgctttcaaccactagcttatgcttttggatgaattgatGGTTCAAGCcctgcattgtcgtttcctcctcaattaaaatcaatttctggacctttcaaatatttcaataattaaatttaccatcAACCACTGGCTTATCCTTTTGGATGAATGGGTGGTTCAATATAGATAAAAACCTACAATCACAAATGTCAACTTCAAGAAACTACTCACCACATGATTGCTGATAGAAGCCGTGTACAACATAGCAGATCTCCTAAGATGTGCAATATCGGAAGTTGCTTGTATTTTTGAGTCCATTCTACATAGTTCAGATGAAACTTCGACACAACGTTGCTCTAACAGAGCCAAAGTTGCTGGAGCCGCTTCCTTGTATCTCTTCTGAAGCTCAGATTCTAAATATTCCCTGAGGCAGCCAAAACCAATGTAAGACCTATATTTCTCTTCGTCAAACCCTCCCTTGACACCATCACGTAGATGACGAAGAACATCGGAATCCACTTGTGATATTTGTCGGCGAAATTCATCATTAGAAACAGTATTTCTATCCTTTGGCAGTGCCACAAAAAATGGGTGTGTGTTATCTCCAAGATAACCGCTGGCACTCAAATATTTATCCACTTCCCATCGGTCACCGAATTCCTGAGCATGAAAGAAATATCATAAAAGTTTATTCCTGCTGTACATGTTTCagtgagtttttttatttcatgaaTTAGCAAAATCCGAGTCTTTAATAGCCCatgaaaatgatcaaaacGATTTTGATTCAATGACTCAAGTTTACGTAACTTTCTGGTGGTAAAATATCCATCTAACATTTCTTTAGAAAATGGGTTTCACAGTGTGCAATGAATTCATACATACCTTCAGACGGTTATCAAATTTGGAGACAACAACTATTGTCCGTCTGAAAGCTGGATCAATTTCACGAATAGAATCCAACCACAAGGATGAACACCATTCTACACTACTTTGTTGAAGGAACAAGAGGATACGATGGGGAGGACTGGCAAGGGACTTCACCATTGAAAGAATTTCGTCTGGCGTGTTCTCTGGTTCTCCCTTCCTTGCCTGTTATAAAGGAAAAGGATCAATCGATCACTGAGAAACGGgaattaatatatgtttaaaagaaCGTCAATTTTGAACGAATTAATCATATCATTATTGATAAGTTCTATACCAGACCTTAAGTACAAAGCCGGGGGTATCGATAATGGTAAGGTTGGGGCAATGTGCATATTCTGCTCTCATCACAATCGGCTTGGAAGAAACTGCACTTTTGGTCTTCTTCAACAGTGCCTCAGTTCGAGACTTTATAATGTCTGCAATAGCAGATGCTAAAACAACAGGATTTCCATATTCTTCAGAATCTTCCTCCTATTTTCccataaacaaacaaaatgaataatcAAGACAATTGAAATTCACTCAAATTATTTCCTATGAggtaaaaaatgaatgatgaAACTAAAGCCCCAAGTATACCAACAGTAAACTACAAAGAGAAACTAAATAAAAGCAATAAGTGGACCTGAAATCGGCAGCGGGGATCGAGAGCAGTGGGATCGTGGACCATTTGGAGGATCAAGGGTCTGCGTGTCCCCATTTCGACTTCGCGGACATTGAAGCGGAATCCAAGAAGGGCTTCTAAGAGAGAGCTTTTTCCATCGGATTGACCACCCAAGGCAACGATCTCAGGAATGGGAAGCTTCTCACCAAACGCAACAGCCGCCGCCTGAAGGCGATTGTAGGCTTCGAATCGAGATCTGGATTCGGAGGCGTCCATCCGGGTGGAGTTCTGAAGCTTCCTCGAGGACTTTTCTGAAggggttttggttttggttggCGTAGTGAAGTACGAAGTGGAGGAAGCCATTGGAGtagtgaagaagatgaagaataagaagaagaaaagggggAAATGGGAGCGGAcagaagaagatgaatttgaatttgaatttcgtTTTAACGTTCAGGGGAAGGCTGGGCCTTTCAGTTTGGGCCTCcccaaaatttcataactattttccattatttccattttcaaactttctatttttatatatatattatgtgtttATGTAaccttcatttctttcttctgcttTTAAAAACAGAGTCAAAATGGCAACAAGCCAATTCATGTATTCTTCAGCCTGAAGACTTCAGGTATTACACAAAAGGCAAATTTAAGGcctcaaaataaa
This is a stretch of genomic DNA from Cucumis sativus cultivar 9930 chromosome 4, Cucumber_9930_V3, whole genome shotgun sequence. It encodes these proteins:
- the LOC101218924 gene encoding dynamin-related protein 5A isoform X1; translation: MASSTSYFTTPTKTKTPSEKSSRKLQNSTRMDASESRSRFEAYNRLQAAAVAFGEKLPIPEIVALGGQSDGKSSLLEALLGFRFNVREVEMGTRRPLILQMVHDPTALDPRCRFQEEDSEEYGNPVVLASAIADIIKSRTEALLKKTKSAVSSKPIVMRAEYAHCPNLTIIDTPGFVLKARKGEPENTPDEILSMVKSLASPPHRILLFLQQSSVEWCSSLWLDSIREIDPAFRRTIVVVSKFDNRLKEFGDRWEVDKYLSASGYLGDNTHPFFVALPKDRNTVSNDEFRRQISQVDSDVLRHLRDGVKGGFDEEKYRSYIGFGCLREYLESELQKRYKEAAPATLALLEQRCVEVSSELCRMDSKIQATSDIAHLRRSAMLYTASISNHVSALIEGAADPAPEQWGKTTLEEQLGSGIGSWPGVITEVKPANSSLRLYGGAAFERVMFEFRCAAYSIECPSVSREKVANILLAHAGKRGGRGLTEAAAEIARAAARSWLAPLLDTACDRLAFVLENLFDLALERNRAYESQSKKTSPSLPSFIHFSWDGKKHCNMDGYVGFHAALRHAYNRFLKDLAKQCKQLLRHHLDSVTSPYSLVCYENDFEGGSLSNASSFQKINRISLFSFELSDCGGVSRDETMKDQENIPPEKNIQQITPGKGTESRDALRECQITVPETPSPEQPNDAGYGVKKELGNGMDIGVRKRVSRIKNSSRIGGQDGCGTLFGNGDGSSRCSSAYTEICSSAAQHFARIREVLIERSVMSTLNSGFLTPCRERLVVALSLELFAVNDEKFTDMFVAPGAIEVLQNERQSLQKRQKTLQTCLNEFKTVAQSLC
- the LOC101218924 gene encoding dynamin-related protein 5A isoform X2, coding for MASSTSYFTTPTKTKTPSEKSSRKLQNSTRMDASESRSRFEAYNRLQAAAVAFGEKLPIPEIVALGGQSDGKSSLLEALLGFRFNVREVEMGTRRPLILQMVHDPTALDPRCRFQEEDSEEYGNPVVLASAIADIIKSRTEALLKKTKSAVSSKPIVMRAEYAHCPNLTIIDTPGFVLKARKGEPENTPDEILSMVKSLASPPHRILLFLQQSSVEWCSSLWLDSIREIDPAFRRTIVVVSKFDNRLKEFGDRWEVDKYLSASGYLGDNTHPFFVALPKDRNTVSNDEFRRQISQVDSDVLRHLRDGVKGGFDEEKYRSYIGFGCLREYLESELQKRYKEAAPATLALLEQRCVEVSSELCRMDSKIQATSDIAHLRRSAMLYTASISNHVSALIEGAADPAPEQWGKTTLEEQLGSGIGSWPGVITEVKPANSSLRLYGGAAFERVMFEFRCAAYSIECPSVSREKVANILLAHAGKRGGRGLTEAAAEIARAAARSWLAPLLDTACDRLAFVLENLFDLALERNRAYESQNGKKHCNMDGYVGFHAALRHAYNRFLKDLAKQCKQLLRHHLDSVTSPYSLVCYENDFEGGSLSNASSFQKINRISLFSFELSDCGGVSRDETMKDQENIPPEKNIQQITPGKGTESRDALRECQITVPETPSPEQPNDAGYGVKKELGNGMDIGVRKRVSRIKNSSRIGGQDGCGTLFGNGDGSSRCSSAYTEICSSAAQHFARIREVLIERSVMSTLNSGFLTPCRERLVVALSLELFAVNDEKFTDMFVAPGAIEVLQNERQSLQKRQKTLQTCLNEFKTVAQSLC